GGAACTCCATCAGCATGCGCGGCGGCGATCTGGATCCGCTGGTTTCCGGCCCACCCTTCGCCTCGCACCTGGACCACGCGTCGCGCGACAGCATCATCAGCCAGCGAGCGACGTCCTCCTCAGCCGACCCATCGGACACGGAGCTGTGCACCTCATCCGCGGCGTCGACGCCGCGCGAGCGCTTCGGCCGGCGGCTCAGCGACGACACGGCGTCGCTCTCCCCGGAGGACGGCACCTCAGCCCCTAACCTCTTGCCACTCTCCGCGCCAACCACCCACCCCTTCGCGGGAGACGAAGAGGACACGGAAGGAGACGGAGGAAACCCACGGCGGCCGCCCTTGGCCGCCACGGAGTGCGAGCGCATGTGCCCGGCGAGGGCACGCCCGCTGGCGAACCGCCTATAGCACTGCTTGCACCGATGCCTCTCCATCACCGGCGACCCAAAAAGCCGAGATCTTGGACACCTTTCCGAGCAGTTTCACTGTTCCATCACCAGAAACAGAGCACAAGAGAAGCAGAGCTGGCCCGGAGAAGGAGAAACCTCCCCTGCCTGTGCCCACTAAAGGCCACAGGAGGAAAAAGAAGTAGCAGAGCAAGTCAAGTAACAAAAGAAAAGGAGTTAATAAGACAAACTAATGAATGTTTCAGATATCAACCCTCTTTTTATcttaataataaaaaatcataataaCTGATACAACGGTTGAGATGGGCCTCTGAGTCGGATCAGAGTCCAAAAGATCAACTGGTATGATGGTTAAAGTCGAGGAAGGATCAATCCTTGAAGGCAGGGCGATCAATCGTCATGGCTGAGAGGTTATACGATCGGACCATTGGATCGATCGGACGTCGAATCTCTTGATATTGATGAATAACTCAAGACTAAGTCAGTATTCTCCAGAGTCAAGATTTTTTTTTGCCACTTGAAGATAGCATGATTAACTAGCTTAATCGAGTAGTCGAACCGATTG
This window of the Zingiber officinale cultivar Zhangliang chromosome 3B, Zo_v1.1, whole genome shotgun sequence genome carries:
- the LOC121968657 gene encoding zinc finger protein ZAT1-like encodes the protein MERHRCKQCYRRFASGRALAGHMRSHSVAAKGGRRGFPPSPSVSSSSPAKGWVVGAESGKRLGAEVPSSGESDAVSSLSRRPKRSRGVDAADEVHSSVSDGSAEEDVARWLMMLSRDAWSRCEAKGGPETSGSRSPPRMLMEFQCETSWAAGCHSQKAPCGHSASHKRGGGKRVAVPDEDPAAAVRQEQKLWECTYCHRVFRSGQALGGHKRSHLFPSSAILATITSPETPLPRPRPAFTAANTAASNDNETRTGIDLNLPAPP